Proteins encoded in a region of the Pieris rapae chromosome 10, ilPieRapa1.1, whole genome shotgun sequence genome:
- the LOC110999226 gene encoding acylphosphatase-2: protein MGAENIRLASVEFEVFGEVQGCFFTKYCKEMAEGLGIGGWVKNTRNGTIVGRIQGTTENLDKMIDWLSTKGSPESKIEKCVLSNFENVARLAFNNFSIRF, encoded by the exons ATGGGAGCTGAAAATATCAGGTTAGCCTCTGTGGAATTTGAAGTATTTGGTGAAGTCCAAG GTTGTTTTTTCACCAAGTACTGCAAAGAGATGGCTGAGGGTTTGGGTATTGGAGGTTGGGTGAAAAATACGAGAAACGGCACAATCGTTGGAAGGATACAAGGGACCACGGAGAACTTggataaaat GATCGATTGGCTTAGCACAAAAGGCTCTCCGGAAAgcaaaatagaaaaatgtgtGCTTTCTAACTTCGAAAACGTGGCACGTTTggcatttaacaattttagtatacgtttttaa
- the LOC110999253 gene encoding phosphoglucomutase-2, with protein MISINSGDSNLNNALHGWLQLDKNSITRHEVLEDIEYCRWDKLKKTMLSRQKFGTAGLRGRMGAGYMCMNDVVVLQTAQGLCSYVQKVCPQSQLRNGIVVGFDGRYNSKRFAELTAKVFISSSIPVHLFSLVCPTPLVSFATILYGAAAGVMVTASHNPKEDNGYKVYWGNGSQVISPHDDSILDEILNCLEIPDDHWNIDELKNNEMVKNCQEEVTTKYMDYIQSSLHNDVLEQNKRAKISTVYSAMHGVGYEFILKAFEAANLKVPLSVKEQQDPNPDFPTVVFPNPEEKECLEMSKALAEENGVQLVLVNDPDADRLAVAEYNIDTKSWKVFSGNEMGSLLGWWLLKQHLIRAESDESGACEPVYLLASFVSSKMLAAISRGKGLFVETLTGFKWMGNATLLLKKEGKVPIFAFEEAIGYMCSPSVPDKDGVSAAVQVASLASHLYSQGSSLQNQLQVLYRDFGYHVSYNGYFLINEATVVQKIFHRIRNFHGKGLYPKTVGPCEVVFVNDFTAGVKIPEESDTEGEAKMSGTGLDQKYSSGEMMSFRCSNGLSVTLRTSGTEPKLKYYTELVCQADTVCAQEAKKMELEVMVKEFIDELIQPKENGLIG; from the exons atgatttcaattaatagtggagattctaatttaaataatgctttACACGGCTGGCTTCAGCTCGACAAG aATTCTATTACACGCCACGAAGTTCTTGAAGATATAGAGTATTGCAGATGggataaattaaagaaaacaatgttAAGTAGACAGAAATTTGGCACAGCTGGACTTCGTGGAAGAATGGGTGCTGGTTACATGTGCATGAATGATGTAGTTGTGTTACAAACAGCGCAG GGACTATGTTCTTACGTCCAAAAAGTTTGTCCTCAAAGTCAATTACGCAATGGTATTGTGGTTGGATTTGATGGGAGATATAATAgcaaaag gtTTGCAGAATTAACagcaaaagtatttatttcatcatCAATACCAGTGCATCTATTTTCATTAGTTTGTCCCACACCTCTGGTTTCTTTCGCAACCATCCTCTATGGTGCTGCTGCAGGAGTTATGGTAACAGCATCCCATAATCCGAAAGAGGACAATGGGTACAAAGTTTACTGGGGCAATGGGTCTCAAGTGATTTCCCCACATGATGACAGTATTTtggatgaaattttaaattgtctagA GATCCCAGATGATCATTGGAATATTGATGAGctgaaaaataatgaaatggtCAAGAACTGTCAGGAGGAAGTCACCACTAAGTACATGGATTATATTCAAAGTAGTCTTCATAATGATGTACTGGAACAGAATAAACGGGCTAAAATATCTACTGTGTATAGTGCAATGCATGGAGTCGGATATGAGTTTATCTTGAAGGCTTTTGAGGCTGCTAATCTAAAG GTCCCCCTAAGTGTAAAAGAGCAACAAGATCCCAACCCTGACTTTCCGACTGTGGTCTTCCCAAACCCTGAAGAAAAAGAATGCCTTGAGATGAGTAAAGCTTTAGCAGAAGAAAATGGGGTTCAACTGGTACTAGTGAATGATCCCGATGCAGATAGACTGGCAGTGgctgaatataatattga TACAAAATCATGGAAAGTTTTCTCTGGCAATGAAATGGGCTCTCTTCTGGGATGGTGGTTATTGAAACAGCATTTAATCCGAGCTGAATCTGATGAATCCGGTGCCTGTGAGCCGGTGTACCTGTTGGCCAGTTTTGTCAGTTCAAAGATGTTGGCAGCTATTTCAAGGGGCAAAGGCCTTTTTGTCGAGACCCTCACTGGATTTAAATGGATGG GCAACGCGACATTACTATTGAAGAAGGAAGGGAAAGTACCAATATTCGCCTTCGAAGAGGCCATTGGGTACATGTGCAGTCCCAGTGTCCCAGACAAGGATGGGGTTTCGGCTGCCGTTCAG GTGGCATCGCTGGCGTCTCACCTCTACTCTCAGGGTTCAAGTCTTCAAAATCAACTACAAGTGTTGTACCGTGACTTCGGCTATCACGTCTCGTACAACGGGTACTTTCTTATCAACGAAGCGACCGTCGTACAGAAGATATTTCATCGGATTAGGAATTTCCATGGAAAAGGACTT TATCCAAAAACAGTGGGCCCGTGCGAAGTGGTGTTCGTTAATGATTTTACGGCCGGAGTGAAGATTCCCGAAGAAAGCGACACAGAAGGAGAAGCGA AAATGTCGGGCACCGGCCTGGACCAGAAGTACAGCAGCGGGGAAATGATGTCGTTCCGTTGCTCGAACGGGCTGAGCGTAACTCTGCGCACGAGTGGCACCGAGCCCAAGCTCAAGTACTACACGGAACTCGTCTGCCAGGCCGATACCGTTTG CGCTCAAGAGGCGAAAAAAATGGAGCTGGAGGTCATGGTCAAGGAGTTTATCGACGAATTAATTCAGCCCAAAGAAAATGGTCTTATTGGTTAA
- the LOC110999223 gene encoding uncharacterized protein LOC110999223 isoform X4 translates to MRGSTAGLADTLSTGSRAHSALLQFADEVFGSAIVAPAVVTYWKATWSLMDLYVLPHEPVNSAIVALVLGMGLNFFLCVFQTQLSKHIRPDKGRFTYYVLSRLYTCVAAVGCVGAWRGVWNLLNECTGDSAQTVMSTTAAATLSLAALRTLRNIIAAPFAVVVDAPKDFFDVPTMFRTSSKETALYILDCVFSVTVVGSLVVFVWRGLWALIDIYLYPDDPVKSCWTSLIVGYSMVVVTFSLQAPMRWVVARLQGAPRLLIADVYHLLSFASTVNVWRGVWGLLDIYFLPDSPLLSNWSCHIVSLALLILLNCSNSILVRGVYIDAEEPAGECVIFPCHYLRLFFHKEKTKRHKALDLTKKMEEASVPLQTPEEKV, encoded by the exons ATGCGTGGGAGTACGGCCGGGTTAGCCGACACGCTCTCGACTGGATCGCGGGCCCACAGCGCGCTTCTACAATTCGCAGATGAGGTATTCGGAAGTGCTATAGTAGCCCCCGCGGTCGTGACTTACTGGAAGGCGACTTGGTCGCTGATGGACCTCTACGTCCTGCCTCATGAACCAGTGAACAGCGCGATAGTAGCCCTCGTGCTTGGTATGGGCTTGAACTTCTTTTTGTGCGTATTCCAGACACAGTTGAGCAAGCACATTCGCCCTGATAAGGGTAGGTTTACGTATTATGTGCTATCGAGGCTATATACTTGTGTCGCTGCAGTGGGTTGTGTTGGCGCGTGGCGCGGAGTATGGAACCTCCTCAATGAATGCACGGGAGATAGTGCACAGACTGTCATGTCTACTACAGCAGCAGCGACGTTATCTCTAGCAGCGTTACGGACTCTGAGGAATATAATAGCTGCCCCGTTCGCTGTTGTTGTTGATGCGCCTAAGGATTTTTTCGATGTTCCTACTATGTTTAGAACG AGTAGTAAGGAAACAGCTCTGTACATACTGGACTGTGTGTTTTCTGTGACTGTGGTTGGGTCACTGGTGGTGTTCGTGTGGCGAGGTCTGTGGGCTTTGATTGACATTTACCTGTATCCAGATGATCCTGTCAAATCTTGCTGGACGTCACTT ATAGTAGGTTACTCTATGGTAGTTGTGACGTTTTCGCTGCAGGCGCCGATGCGGTGGGTTGTCGCAAGACTTCAGGGAGCCCCAAGGCTGTTGATCGCTGATGTTTACCACTTACTTTCCTTCGCTTCCACGGTGAATGTATGGCGAGGGGTTTGGGGATTGctggatatttattttttgccaG atTCGCCTCTCTTAAGCAACTGGTCTTGCCACATCGTTAGTCTGGCGTTGCTGATTCTCTTAAATTGTTCAAATTCAATTCTGGTGAGAGGAGTTTATATTGACGCAGAGGAACCGGCTGGCGAATGCGTCATCTTCCCCTGTCATTACCTCCGACTCTTCTTCCACAAGGAAAAAACAAAACGACATAAAGCATTGGATTTAACGAAAAAAATGGAAGAAGCCAGTGTGCCTTTACAGACACCAGAAGAAAAAGTATAG
- the LOC110999223 gene encoding uncharacterized protein LOC110999223 isoform X1 gives MPPNGADNLLPNEPLIKVEKSVTIEKIEKSEHVEEDNDATECDCQELGFGAGDAVFASVVVAPLVVAVWRSSWGIMELHAKMFPYAQNFILGILIHCCFSIAKTRLFSRSVDAWGEGKAGRWLRERVLSRFYTYIFIMSNVMHWRGGWGLMDTTVAAILPNDQDPHRPVLIATYLIVGVVLILVLRSARNLLASPYFVVTDGKQPTYIFTTRYQKSSKETALYILDCVFSVTVVGSLVVFVWRGLWALIDIYLYPDDPVKSCWTSLIVGYSMVVVTFSLQAPMRWVVARLQGAPRLLIADVYHLLSFASTVNVWRGVWGLLDIYFLPDSPLLSNWSCHIVSLALLILLNCSNSILVRGVYIDAEEPAGECVIFPCHYLRLFFHKEKTKRHKALDLTKKMEEASVPLQTPEEKV, from the exons ATGCCACCGAATGGCGCAGATAATCTATTACCGAACGAACCGCTTATTAAAGTTGAAAAAAGTGTTACTATCGAGAAGATCGAGAAATCGGAGCATGTTGAAGAGGACAATGACGCAACAGAATGTGATTGCCAGGAACTGGGATTTGGAGCAG gtgATGCAGTGTTCGCAAGTGTTGTGGTGGCCCCTTTAGTTGTAGCGGTGTGGCGTAGTTCATGGGGCATCATGGAACTGCACGCCAAGATGTTTCCGTATGCCCAAAACTTCATTCTCGGAATTTTAATACACTGCTGTTTTTCTATTGCAAa AACTCGCCTATTTTCCCGATCCGTTGACGCATGGGGTGAAGGAAAAGCTGGTCGGTGGCTTAGAGAACGAGTACTTTCACGTttctatacatacatattcatTATGTCCAACGTCATGCACTGGAGAGGTGGTTGGGGCCTTATGGATACTACGGTCGCTGCTATTTTACCCAACGATCAGGATCCTCATAG aCCAGTGTTGATAGCGACGTATTTGATAGTAGGTGTGGTGTTGATCCTAGTTCTTCGCTCCGCACGCAACCTCCTCGCGTCTCCCTACTTCGTAGTCACCGATGGAAAACAACCAACTTACATATTTACTACAAGATATCAGAAG AGTAGTAAGGAAACAGCTCTGTACATACTGGACTGTGTGTTTTCTGTGACTGTGGTTGGGTCACTGGTGGTGTTCGTGTGGCGAGGTCTGTGGGCTTTGATTGACATTTACCTGTATCCAGATGATCCTGTCAAATCTTGCTGGACGTCACTT ATAGTAGGTTACTCTATGGTAGTTGTGACGTTTTCGCTGCAGGCGCCGATGCGGTGGGTTGTCGCAAGACTTCAGGGAGCCCCAAGGCTGTTGATCGCTGATGTTTACCACTTACTTTCCTTCGCTTCCACGGTGAATGTATGGCGAGGGGTTTGGGGATTGctggatatttattttttgccaG atTCGCCTCTCTTAAGCAACTGGTCTTGCCACATCGTTAGTCTGGCGTTGCTGATTCTCTTAAATTGTTCAAATTCAATTCTGGTGAGAGGAGTTTATATTGACGCAGAGGAACCGGCTGGCGAATGCGTCATCTTCCCCTGTCATTACCTCCGACTCTTCTTCCACAAGGAAAAAACAAAACGACATAAAGCATTGGATTTAACGAAAAAAATGGAAGAAGCCAGTGTGCCTTTACAGACACCAGAAGAAAAAGTATAG
- the LOC110999223 gene encoding uncharacterized protein LOC110999223 isoform X5, producing MRDSILLINSALDVEHYTGLIEYIDIIFTTLIAGPLIIIYWLATWNLLDMYIYPEDPLLSALVTTSMGLIFGLLLCVFQEYCCKELTPEIGKVKFFIVTRLYNYVGGLINVAACRGVWSIMDIYEDDAFSTAVTTVISTTALICLKGLRNLESAPYSVSIDADEGYFDAPTFYRTSSKETALYILDCVFSVTVVGSLVVFVWRGLWALIDIYLYPDDPVKSCWTSLIVGYSMVVVTFSLQAPMRWVVARLQGAPRLLIADVYHLLSFASTVNVWRGVWGLLDIYFLPDSPLLSNWSCHIVSLALLILLNCSNSILVRGVYIDAEEPAGECVIFPCHYLRLFFHKEKTKRHKALDLTKKMEEASVPLQTPEEKV from the exons ATGCGTGACAGCATTCTACTTATTAACTCCGCGCTCGATGTTGAGCATTACACTGGcttaatagaatatatagatattatttttacaactttgattGCCGGGCCCTTGATCATCATCTACTGGCTGGCGACATGGAATTTGTTGGATATGTACATCTACCCCGAAGATCCACTGTTAAGTGCGCTGGTGACAACATCGATGGGACTCATTTTCGGACTGCTACTGTGCGTTTTCCAAGAATACTGTTGCAAAGAATTAACACCTGAAATTGGAAAGGTTAAGTTCTTTATTGTGACAAGATTGTATAATTATGTCGGTGGATTGATCAATGTAGCGGCATGTAGAGGTGTTTGGAGTATTATGGACATTTATGAAGATGATGCGTTTTCTACCGCAGTTACAACTGTTATTTCAACAACAGCCCTAATATGTTTGAAAGGGTTACGAAATTTGGAGTCAGCTCCGTACAGTGTGTCAATTGATGCAGACGAGGGTTACTTCGATGCACCAACATTTTACAGAACG AGTAGTAAGGAAACAGCTCTGTACATACTGGACTGTGTGTTTTCTGTGACTGTGGTTGGGTCACTGGTGGTGTTCGTGTGGCGAGGTCTGTGGGCTTTGATTGACATTTACCTGTATCCAGATGATCCTGTCAAATCTTGCTGGACGTCACTT ATAGTAGGTTACTCTATGGTAGTTGTGACGTTTTCGCTGCAGGCGCCGATGCGGTGGGTTGTCGCAAGACTTCAGGGAGCCCCAAGGCTGTTGATCGCTGATGTTTACCACTTACTTTCCTTCGCTTCCACGGTGAATGTATGGCGAGGGGTTTGGGGATTGctggatatttattttttgccaG atTCGCCTCTCTTAAGCAACTGGTCTTGCCACATCGTTAGTCTGGCGTTGCTGATTCTCTTAAATTGTTCAAATTCAATTCTGGTGAGAGGAGTTTATATTGACGCAGAGGAACCGGCTGGCGAATGCGTCATCTTCCCCTGTCATTACCTCCGACTCTTCTTCCACAAGGAAAAAACAAAACGACATAAAGCATTGGATTTAACGAAAAAAATGGAAGAAGCCAGTGTGCCTTTACAGACACCAGAAGAAAAAGTATAG
- the LOC110999223 gene encoding uncharacterized protein LOC110999223 isoform X6 encodes MELHAKMFPYAQNFILGILIHCCFSIAKTRLFSRSVDAWGEGKAGRWLRERVLSRFYTYIFIMSNVMHWRGGWGLMDTTVAAILPNDQDPHRPVLIATYLIVGVVLILVLRSARNLLASPYFVVTDGKQPTYIFTTRYQKSSKETALYILDCVFSVTVVGSLVVFVWRGLWALIDIYLYPDDPVKSCWTSLIVGYSMVVVTFSLQAPMRWVVARLQGAPRLLIADVYHLLSFASTVNVWRGVWGLLDIYFLPDSPLLSNWSCHIVSLALLILLNCSNSILVRGVYIDAEEPAGECVIFPCHYLRLFFHKEKTKRHKALDLTKKMEEASVPLQTPEEKV; translated from the exons ATGGAACTGCACGCCAAGATGTTTCCGTATGCCCAAAACTTCATTCTCGGAATTTTAATACACTGCTGTTTTTCTATTGCAAa AACTCGCCTATTTTCCCGATCCGTTGACGCATGGGGTGAAGGAAAAGCTGGTCGGTGGCTTAGAGAACGAGTACTTTCACGTttctatacatacatattcatTATGTCCAACGTCATGCACTGGAGAGGTGGTTGGGGCCTTATGGATACTACGGTCGCTGCTATTTTACCCAACGATCAGGATCCTCATAG aCCAGTGTTGATAGCGACGTATTTGATAGTAGGTGTGGTGTTGATCCTAGTTCTTCGCTCCGCACGCAACCTCCTCGCGTCTCCCTACTTCGTAGTCACCGATGGAAAACAACCAACTTACATATTTACTACAAGATATCAGAAG AGTAGTAAGGAAACAGCTCTGTACATACTGGACTGTGTGTTTTCTGTGACTGTGGTTGGGTCACTGGTGGTGTTCGTGTGGCGAGGTCTGTGGGCTTTGATTGACATTTACCTGTATCCAGATGATCCTGTCAAATCTTGCTGGACGTCACTT ATAGTAGGTTACTCTATGGTAGTTGTGACGTTTTCGCTGCAGGCGCCGATGCGGTGGGTTGTCGCAAGACTTCAGGGAGCCCCAAGGCTGTTGATCGCTGATGTTTACCACTTACTTTCCTTCGCTTCCACGGTGAATGTATGGCGAGGGGTTTGGGGATTGctggatatttattttttgccaG atTCGCCTCTCTTAAGCAACTGGTCTTGCCACATCGTTAGTCTGGCGTTGCTGATTCTCTTAAATTGTTCAAATTCAATTCTGGTGAGAGGAGTTTATATTGACGCAGAGGAACCGGCTGGCGAATGCGTCATCTTCCCCTGTCATTACCTCCGACTCTTCTTCCACAAGGAAAAAACAAAACGACATAAAGCATTGGATTTAACGAAAAAAATGGAAGAAGCCAGTGTGCCTTTACAGACACCAGAAGAAAAAGTATAG